The genomic stretch TTTCTTACGAAGCAAACTACGTGAAATCTTTGGATAACGTACTGCTTTACAACAGCGATGACTGGGAATGGGATGCAGGCTTAAAAGTTAACTACAAATTCGGTTCTTGGAAACCTTTTGCTGAAATCTGGTCATCTGATATCAGTTCGTCTTCTAAAGATCGCGAAGCAAAATACCGTGTTGGCGTTGCTTACTCATTCTAATTAGAAAATAGTCAATTTATTAAAGCACCCCTCTCCTCTTGTAAAATTTTGGGGCATATTTAATTACTTTATTTTAAAGAATAGGACGTTCTAATAAATATTGTTTAATCCTAAAAAATATTTAACGCCTATTCATTATCTATTTCTTATGTGGTTTACATACGGATTTAATATCATAAAGAGAATATTTTATGCAGATTTCTAAAATCGCTACTGCTGTCGCTCTTTCGACAGGTTTATTATTTGGTTGTAACAGTGATGGTTTACCTATTCCAACAGACCCAGGCGGAACTGACCCTGTTGAACCTGTTGAACCTGTTGAAGTTTACTCTATAGAAAACGTCTATTGGGATCTGACAGGTGGTGCTGTTGCTGCACAGTCACTCAGCGGAACTTCACCATATCGCTTTGATAATGATGAAGAAGGTACTCGTGCTCTAAGCATTTACAGTGGAGACGTAGCTAATGGCTTCACTTTTGAGAGTTCAATATATACTGCTGAAGAAGAAGGTGTTGTTTCCTTTGAAGGTAAGGACTGTACTTACACAGTGACTGAGCAACAGCTAGATATGACATGTGAAAAAGATGACGTAGAAACAGCTTACTCAGCAACAGAGATTACAGATGAATCTGTTATAACTGCATTAGAAAATGCCGATGATGGAAAACCTAAATCAGTCGATGATGTGAACGCTGCGATTGCATCAGCAGAAGAAGGCGCAACTATTGAACTATCATCTCAAGGTACATTTGATACTGGCGTTATCGAGTTAAACAAAGCCGTTATACTTGATGGTGCTAGTTTGGTAACAATTACCGGAGATGCTTGTATTGATGTCACTGCACCCGGTGCTAGTATCAAAAACATGACTTTTGCCAATGATAATTTGGCCGGATGTTTTGGTAGAGAGTCAGCAGGTACTTCAGATAATGAAACTGGTGCGATCATCATTGGTAAAATTGGTAAAGATTCAGATCCTGTAGCACTTGAAAACCTAAAGTTCGATGCAAACGGAATTACCGAAGATGATCTAGGTACTAAAAAAGCAAGTTGGTTATTCTCTCGAGGTTACTTTACATTAGACAATAGCGAATTTGTCGGTTTAAGTGGCAGTATCCAAAATAATGCAATTCGTATTAACTGTAGTAGTAACAACGCGCGATTTGGTTCACAAATCACAAATAATACGTTCACTATTAAGTCGGGTGGTAGTGATGTGGGCGGAATTAAAGTTGGTGATTCTAGCGGTGGGGAAATAAAGGTTAGCGAAAATAACAACACCTGTAATGTAACTGTCGAAAGTAATACGTTCAATGGTTATAAAACCCTACTTTCAGCAGACAACACTAGCGATTTTAGAAATACAGCTATTTACGCACAACCATCTGCAGTTAACACTGCGGCAGGTAAAGAAAACATCTTGAACTAAGACTAGGAATATCAAAACAGACAAGTTGACTTGCTGTTTGCTTATCTTAGAACCTGACTTATTCAAAGCCATAGCAACTGCTATGGCTTTTTTATTTTTTAAAACACAGAGCTTATGACACGATTAAATTTAACAATCCAAATATCTATTTTATTAACTCTAATTAAAAACCAGAATAACTCTAGCGCTAATTTTCATTCTACTGTTCTAACCCTCTCAAAGCCCTGTATCTATCATAGATAGACAAAGTCTCTCAATTCTATACTAATACCTGAAAATTATTGTTCAGCGTCACCGTACAACTACAATCAGGGCATTTACGACCTGCAAGTAACTAACGCTAAAACACATAACCTTGAGCTAATAGAGTCGTTCATTATCGACTTGAGCCCGTCTAGTATTTCATAAAGCATTGGCTCTAATAGAGTGATGGCTAACCCTACCATTCTATTTATGAACGAGTTAGTGCACTATTTATGGCTTTTTCTAGGAGTCTTGCTAAACACCCCAAGAGTGACAGTTTCAAGAACAGTACGGGAGTAATCAGCCGATCTAACATTTATTAGTAGGCCACACACAATAATATGTTCGTAAATAAACGCACATAGGTAAATACCTTAAGAACGAGGGCAAAGTTTTCGAACTATGGTGATTCCGATAAACATAACGACATTATTTGGGTTTGAATCCGCGACAAGTTGACCTATTAGTAGCTGAGATTAATCATGAGCGGCGCTTGGGGGATTAATAGCGACTGAAACTGATAATGACTGAAGTTAATACTGAATGAACTTGATGATAATGTCCTAAATTCTGTGTCACTGATAGCTACCCTTCACCCTTTACTCAATAAAATCATAATTTCACGTCCAAACAACACACACAAAAAAGCCTCCAAACCCTGAGGTTGGAGGCTATTACGATAACTTAAATATTAAGTGTTATTCGGTCAGACTACTTTTTGTATTGATCGTGCGATACGTCTAGTTGGTAGAAAGTCGCTTGTGAGTAATCGTCTAGGTCGCCGCTGATGTTTTGGTTGTAAACACCCGCTTTGAAGTACATGTACTTGCCGCCAACGTCGTAGCCGCTGTTGCTCATGTCAACCACTTGTACAAC from Vibrio pomeroyi encodes the following:
- a CDS encoding right-handed parallel beta-helix repeat-containing protein, producing MQISKIATAVALSTGLLFGCNSDGLPIPTDPGGTDPVEPVEPVEVYSIENVYWDLTGGAVAAQSLSGTSPYRFDNDEEGTRALSIYSGDVANGFTFESSIYTAEEEGVVSFEGKDCTYTVTEQQLDMTCEKDDVETAYSATEITDESVITALENADDGKPKSVDDVNAAIASAEEGATIELSSQGTFDTGVIELNKAVILDGASLVTITGDACIDVTAPGASIKNMTFANDNLAGCFGRESAGTSDNETGAIIIGKIGKDSDPVALENLKFDANGITEDDLGTKKASWLFSRGYFTLDNSEFVGLSGSIQNNAIRINCSSNNARFGSQITNNTFTIKSGGSDVGGIKVGDSSGGEIKVSENNNTCNVTVESNTFNGYKTLLSADNTSDFRNTAIYAQPSAVNTAAGKENILN